GACCAGCTAAGCAATCTGAAAAGGCAGAAGCTGGTGACTATGCACACCTTTGCCAAATCTGGGAAGGATTGACTGTTACAACGGCTAAAGTTTGGGCTGCAGAAATGCGTGAGCATCCGGACTTCAGGGAATACATTGAAAATCCAACTCATCGAATTGTCTTTGTTAACTACGAAGGTTTCCGATTGTTTATCAAGTGGAAAAGTCGTAATCGATACAGACCCAAGAAAGAAACATTGGCAGAAATGCTAGAAAATATCAAACGAGAAAAACAGTTAGGAGTTTAGAATGACAGAATCTATTTTTATAGCCATCGGAACCTGTGCAGTATTTGCCATTCCGTGTGTAGTGGTTGCGGCGATTGATTACAGGAATGCGGAAAAACGACGCAAGGAACGTGAAGCGGAATTACTTAGAGAGCAACTGACAGCCCTAGCTTGTGAACGTGCAGTTGAAGCTGATCGGTTAGCGCGGAAATCTAGTGCTCAACAAACACTTGCCAATTGGGAACCAATCAAATTCGCTGATGCACCAGCCTGCTCGGCTAGAAAGTGGGGCAGACATGCAGGATAATCATACAACGGTTGAAATCAGTGTTGAAGAATATATTCAACTCCGGAACAAGGTAAATGACTTGCAGACAGAAAATCGATATTTGAGAACAATCGTCGATTCTGTGGCGGTCGTAATGAAGAATAGTGGGATTTGTAAGTAGAAAGGATTTTAGAATATGACGGAATTTCAGAAGATGATTAACAATATGACGGAAAATGAGCGGGTTGTTTTTGCAGAGGTAAAATATGCAACATTTGATAACCCAAAACCTCGAAAAGATATTACTCGAGTGACTGGGATTGAGAAAAGAACTGTAGAACAAATTGTCGTTAAGTTGAGAAACAAGTTCAAAATCCCTGTTTACGGGCTAAAACGTGACAACCATTTCGGTTATTTCATCGCTCAGACAGAAGAAGAACGGCAAGCAGGTATCGCAGCATACCGCAAACAGATTGACACCTCTATTAAGAATTTAGGTGTCATGGTGGAGTTGGATTTAGAAGCTTATCAGTTATTAGTGGCTAGTTAATCCGCAATCGTGTTAGATTGCAGTGTCCTTTAAAAATTGAATAGAGTACGCAAAAAAAAGTTTGGTTTAGGGGGTTGACATTATTGACGACATAAATTATAATATTTGTGTCGACATGAAAGGAGTGATGAACTCAGTGAGCGACAAACCTAAAAAAGTAGGACGACCAAAAGGCGTTAACTCAAATACAGTTAAATTGACTGTGAGAATTAGCGAGGAGTTGGACAGCAAATTAAATAAATATGCTGAAGAAAATAACTTGACTAAACCAGAGACTTTGAGAAAAGCTTTTGAAAATCTTACAAAATAAAAAGAAGACCTGCTACACTCTCAACCGACCAAAGCGATAGTGTAACAAGTCCTAGCACCCACAAAGTAGGCACGTAAATATTATAACATGCGTACTCTATTTTGTGAACCCTTAAAAGATACAGGGATAAAATAGGGTACGCTTTTTGTGTACCTTGAAATCGAAAGGACACATCATGGAAGAACTAACATTAACAATCGAGCAAACATTAACATTGATTGCCATTTTGACACCTCTGAACCTCTTTCTATGGTTTTGCGTTGGTTTAGGCACTTTTCAAGCCCATAGCAAGCCGAAAAAAGTTTCCGAGGGTAAACACACCAGACCCCTGACTAATGCGAATTATGGGGCTTATATTCAGTCACAAGGTAGATATTACAACTAGGAGGCAATCAGATGGCAAAAACATACACATTAACCGAAGAAGAATTAGAAGCGCTTATCAAGGAACGCATGGAACACAAGCCAATCACACCGCAAGGATTGTTTAGCCCTGTAGCTTTTGAGGGTAGCGAGTTGCTGGAAATCAACCAGAAGTATCCTGAAGTCGTAGCAAGGCTGAGCCAAAATTGGCGAGTGAAGTCCGTCAACCCTGTTGGCTTTATCTACACCAACAAACCACGGTATAACGAAGTGATAGACGAAACAAGCTACCACAAGTTGTCATTTGGACAGATTCACAATTCTGTTCGCTCTCTGGTCTTGAATGTTTTCGGCAAATCCAATAACCGAGACTTGAC
The nucleotide sequence above comes from Streptococcus sp. 29887. Encoded proteins:
- a CDS encoding excisionase, with the protein product MPKAELVYRPAKQSEKAEAGDYAHLCQIWEGLTVTTAKVWAAEMREHPDFREYIENPTHRIVFVNYEGFRLFIKWKSRNRYRPKKETLAEMLENIKREKQLGV
- a CDS encoding CopG family transcriptional regulator, with product MNSVSDKPKKVGRPKGVNSNTVKLTVRISEELDSKLNKYAEENNLTKPETLRKAFENLTK